The region TCAAAACCAGGTTCTCTTAAATGTGTGTGCATATCGATAATTCCCGGAATTAATGTTAATCCATTAGCGTCAATAATAATATCTGCCTTTTTTTTATTTCTTGAAATCTCATATATAATATTATCTTTGATGTATACATTGTATGTACCTTTTGTAGAATGCGAAATGACATTTGCGTTTTTTATTAATATACTCATATTCTCACCTAAATATTCCAGATTTCATCATAATTATGAGGTGTTTCGCAATATTCACATACAAGCTGTCCATATTCATTTTTAATAAAAGAACCCTTAACGTTTTCACCATGGATAGGATTGGTAATACAATTTTCATTTTTGCATCTTAGTTCTTCAAAACCATATACTTTTGGTGGGAGTTTAATTCTATACTTTTCAGTAACTCTTGAATTTTTAATAATATTTACAGTTATATTAGGGGAGATTGCAGAAAGTTTTTTAATTTCCTTTTTTGAAAGATATCTATCAGGTAAGCTTATGTATCCTTTTAAATTCCCATCTTCTGATTTAAAAATTCCGTCTGCACTATCTATATCGTACAATTTCATTATTTTTCTTATTTTCATAATAGTAGAATAAATTTCATCCGAAGTTTTACCTTTAGCAATATGATCTATAACTGTTCCATTTTCTATTGGTTTAATTCCTCTTTTTCCTTCTTTTTGTACTCCTTTTGTTCCATTGATTATAGGTGCATTGATAACAAATTCATTTTTTTCTTCATGTTTTAGATTATTGATATCAAAATCAGCATTTAAAGCACCACCAAACATTGATAATAAAATGATTCTTGTCCAATAACCATTAATAGCTTGTTTCTCCCATCCGTTTAAAGGTAGATTGTCTAAAAATGTAGGAATAGTAGGATAAATTTTGTGCCTTGGAAGAGGATGATAGAATTTAATATCTTGTGGAAGTAATTGAAGGAAGTCTTTTTTGAAGGTGACAGCTTTTCTTAAAATAAATTCTTTTTCTAAAATATCTTCACCCATTCTTTCTAATTGAAGTCGTGTGAAATACCATATTTTTGCTATATCTTTTTGTTTTAAATAATTTTCAATAGAACTAAATAATCTAACTTCAAATCCATTATTTTTCATTTTTTCAACATAATAAGAAGGCAAAGATATTTCTTCAGGAGCTATAAGATCAACCTTGACATTTTTAAAAATTTTTAAACCATTAACCTTTGAATGAACAGTTCTGCCGTGTAATAAATCACCAACAAGAGCAATATGAATGAAAGAATTATCAAAATTATTTTTTTCAAGGAAAGTAAATTCGTCAAGGAGTTCTTGTGTAGGGTGTTCGTGTTTACCGTCACCAGCGTTGATAAAAGAGGGAATAGGAAGGTTGTTTCTAACAGCAAATTTTCCA is a window of Marinitoga hydrogenitolerans DSM 16785 DNA encoding:
- a CDS encoding bifunctional aspartate carbamoyltransferase catalytic subunit/aspartate carbamoyltransferase regulatory subunit — its product is MENLVSTKNDFLGRSLSVINDFSVDEQLFLYNHTKRLKLKWLNKEDLSEFKINKNVSIYIVFIEPSTRTKESFINAAKFHEKAKVTIFDSNHSSFNKKESYVDTFNMLTGYSDYSIFIVRSKLEGTCKLLSESVGKFAVRNNLPIPSFINAGDGKHEHPTQELLDEFTFLEKNNFDNSFIHIALVGDLLHGRTVHSKVNGLKIFKNVKVDLIAPEEISLPSYYVEKMKNNGFEVRLFSSIENYLKQKDIAKIWYFTRLQLERMGEDILEKEFILRKAVTFKKDFLQLLPQDIKFYHPLPRHKIYPTIPTFLDNLPLNGWEKQAINGYWTRIILLSMFGGALNADFDINNLKHEEKNEFVINAPIINGTKGVQKEGKRGIKPIENGTVIDHIAKGKTSDEIYSTIMKIRKIMKLYDIDSADGIFKSEDGNLKGYISLPDRYLSKKEIKKLSAISPNITVNIIKNSRVTEKYRIKLPPKVYGFEELRCKNENCITNPIHGENVKGSFIKNEYGQLVCEYCETPHNYDEIWNI